The proteins below are encoded in one region of Lactuca sativa cultivar Salinas chromosome 3, Lsat_Salinas_v11, whole genome shotgun sequence:
- the LOC128125832 gene encoding uncharacterized protein LOC128125832 isoform X1, translated as MANNTQQVPRVLVNRVSEQAVFPCGGIISSAKTITLQGWNRTLVPTDLRFIIPAGVCLHIAIIPDLSQQSLSVNQGYMCGPCSDALVWVDMYNRSGSPFKLKAGDHIAWLDVLHNKITPKLIDVTPLFNNQPTSYN; from the exons ATGGCAAACAACACTCAACAAGTGCCTCGTGTGCTTGTGAATAGGGTGTCAGAGCAAGCTGTTTTCCCGTGTGGTGGTATTATTTCAAG TGCAAAGACGATCACATTACAAGGTTGGAATAGGACGTTGGTTCCCACGGACTTGAGGTTCATTATACCTGCGGGAGTATGTTTACACATTG CTATTATACCTGATTTGTCGCAGCAATCCCTTTCAGTTAATCAAGGGTATATGTGTGGTCCCTGCTCAGATGCTCTGGTTTGGGTCGATATGTACAATAGGTCGGGTTCACCCTTTAAACTTAAAGCCGGCGATCATATTGCATGGTTGGATGTTTTACACAATAAAATCACACCAAAATTAATTGATGTCACCCCTCTTTTTAATAATCAACCAACTAGTTACAATTAA
- the LOC128125832 gene encoding uncharacterized protein LOC128125832 isoform X2, whose translation MANNTQQVPRVLVNRVSEQAVFPCGGIISSAKTITLQGWNRTLVPTDLRFIIPAGVCLHIVNQGYMCGPCSDALVWVDMYNRSGSPFKLKAGDHIAWLDVLHNKITPKLIDVTPLFNNQPTSYN comes from the exons ATGGCAAACAACACTCAACAAGTGCCTCGTGTGCTTGTGAATAGGGTGTCAGAGCAAGCTGTTTTCCCGTGTGGTGGTATTATTTCAAG TGCAAAGACGATCACATTACAAGGTTGGAATAGGACGTTGGTTCCCACGGACTTGAGGTTCATTATACCTGCGGGAGTATGTTTACACATTG TTAATCAAGGGTATATGTGTGGTCCCTGCTCAGATGCTCTGGTTTGGGTCGATATGTACAATAGGTCGGGTTCACCCTTTAAACTTAAAGCCGGCGATCATATTGCATGGTTGGATGTTTTACACAATAAAATCACACCAAAATTAATTGATGTCACCCCTCTTTTTAATAATCAACCAACTAGTTACAATTAA